One Sphingomonas kaistensis genomic window, TTCGGTCGGTCGCGAAGCGCTGAGTGGATTCGCGGATGGTGTCGGCCATTTCGCCGAGGTCGAAGTCGAGGGTCGGTGCGGACATGCGATCGGCGTTACAGAGGCCTCAAGGCTTGGACAAGGCAGCCCGAATGCCTATTGCAGTGCAACATCTTTCTCACGGAGTCCGCAGTCATGGCCACCGCATCCGATAACGTCGTCATTCTCTCTTACGCGCGCACCCCGATGGGTGCGATGCAGGGGGCGCTGGCCGATGTCAGCGCGACCGATCTCGGCGCCACCGCGGTGAAAGCGGCGGTCGAGCGGGCCGGAGTTGAAGGCGGCGACATCGACCGCATCTACATGGGCTGCGTGCTTCCGGCAGGCCTCGGCCAAGCTCCGGCGCGTCAGGCGGCGATCAAGGCGGGCCTTCCGACCAGCGTCCAGGCGACCACCGTCAACAAGGTCTGCGGCTCGGGCATGCAGACGGTGATCATGGGCGCCGAAGCGATCGCCACGGGCAATGCCGACCTCATCGTCGCGGGCGGCATGGAGAGCATGACCAACGCGCCTTACCTGCTCAAGAAGCACCGCAGCGGCGCGCGGATCGGCCACGACAAGATCTACGACCACATGTTCCTCGACGGGCTGGAAGACGCCTACGAGGAAGGCCGCGCGATGGGCAGCTTCGCGCAGGCCACCGCCAACGATTATCAGCTGACCCGTCAGGGCATGGACGCTTACGCGATCGAAAGCCTCAACCGCGCCAAGTCGGCGATCGACAATGGCGGGTTCAAGGACGAGATCGCCCCGGTCACGGTAAAGAGCCGCGCGGGTGAGACGGTAGTCGATACCGACGAGGCACCCGGCCGCGGCCGTCCCGACAAGATCCCGCAATTGAAACCTGCCTTCGACAAGGAAGGCACCATCACCGCCGCGACTAGTTCGTCCATCTCCGACGGCGCTGCCGCCGTGGTGCTGGCGCGCGAGTCGGATGCGGCGGCCAAGGGGCTCACCCCCGTCGCCCGCATCGTCGCCACCGCCGCCCACGCCCAGGCCCCGGCCGAATTCACGATCGCCCCGGTTGGCGCCATCCACAAGGTGCTCGACAAGGCCGGCTGGTCGATAGGCGAGGTCGACCTGTTCGAGGTCAACGAAGCCTTCGCCTGCGTCGCCATGTTCGCGATGAAGGACCTCGGCATCGGCCACGACAAGATCAACGTCCACGGCGGTGCGACCGCGCTGGGTCACCCGATCGGCGCCAGCGGCACCCGCATCATCGTGACGCTGCTCAACGCGCTCAAGCAGAAAGGCCTGAAGCGCGGCATCGCCTCGCTCTGCATTGGCGGCGGCGAAGCGACAGCCGTGGCGGTCGAGCTGGTCTAATCCGTACGGGGCTCTCCGGCCTTAAGTCGGGGAGCCGCTCAGTCCTTGACCGTCTCGCCCGGGTCGACGCCCCAGATGTCGGCGACCTTGATATGACCTTCGCGGGCGCCGAAGGTGATGTGGCACCAGCCCTCGCCGCAATTGTCGATGCGGCCGACGACGCCAGGCTCGGCGAGATAGCGGACGCGGCTGCTTTCGTCGGCCTTGGCGTGAACTGAACGGGGTCCGTTGCCTTTGATTAGAACGGTGCGCTGTTCGGTCAGCAATCGAAACAGCATCCAGCCCCGTGTGCCCTCACTGTCCTGAACCAGCCGCCAATTCTCGTGCCGCCTCAACACCCGCATCGGAAGCCCCTGGCGCTGGTAAAGCCAGACGCCGGGATAATTTTCTCCCGGTCCGGATCGCATCATGGCCTGCCCGCTCTTCAACGAGGCCCAATAAGGGACGGCGCGATCCTGCGCCGCGGCGGGCGCTGCCAGACCCAGCAATGCGATCGCGACCAGCCGCTTCATCACGCGCCCGTCCGGATCCGATCGACGAGCTGCTTCACGGTCGGCACGAAGCCGTTCGAGTAGAAAGGATCGCTCTTGAACCGGAACGCGGCGTGGCCGGCGAACATGAGGTTCTGCTCGACCGGGCCGCCGTGAGCGATGTCCTGGAGCGTTTTCTGGATGCAGAAGCTGCGCGGGTCGGCGAGGCGGCCGGTCGAGTTCTTCTCATTGTCCGACCAACTCGAGAAGCTGCACTGGCTGAGGCAGCCCATGCAGTCGGCCTGGTCCTTGCGGATGATCTTTTCTTCCTCGGGTGTGACGAACACGAGTGTGTCGTCCGGCGTCTTCATCGCCTGGGTATAGCCCGCGCCATACCATTCGCGCGCGTGCTGCAGATCGCCCTTCGTGACCCAGTAATTCTTCTTGGTGCCGATGCCTACGTCGAGCTCGAAGGCGTGATCGCCGACCTGCTCCTTGGTGAAGGCGATCTGCCGTTCGCTGCGCGCTTCCAAATTGCGCAGGAACGGGTTGCGCACCGCCGAGCTGTAGAAGCCCGTCGGCGAAAATTTGTGAAGCAGGACGTCGCCCTCCTCCAGCGTCATCAGCCGCGCCTTCCAGTCGGGCGGGATCGGGCTTTCCTGGGTGAGCAATGGGCGGGTGCCGAACTGAAACATGATCGCGCCCAGCTCAGGATTGTCGATCCAGTCTTCCCATTCGTCCAAACGCCACACGCCGCCCGCCATCACGATCGGCACGGTGTCGGGCACGCCACATTCGCGCATCATCGCGCGCAGCTCGGCGACGCGCGGATAGGGCGCTTGGGGCACGCGCGGATCCTCGGCGTTGCTGAGGCCGTTGTGCCCGCCGGCAAGCCAGGGATCCTCGTAGACCACGCCCGAGAGAAACTCGGCGAACTTGGAATAAGCCCGCTTCCACAGCGCGCGGAAGGCGCGGCCGGAGCTGACGATCGGCAGATACGAAACGCCGTACGAAGCGGCGATCTCGCTCAGCTTGTACGGCATGCCCGCACCGCAGGTGACACCCGCCACCTTGCCCCGGGTGCGTTCCAGCACACCGTGAAGGATTGGCTGCGCGCCGCCCATTTCCCACAGCACGTTGATGTTGATCGCGCCCTTGCCGTCCGACATCTCGTACGCGCGCTCGACCTGCGCGACGGCGCCCTCGATGCCGTATTTGATCAGCTCTTCGTGACGCTCGCGGCGGGTCATGCCGTTATAGACCTGGGGGATGATCCGGCCTTCGGGATCGTAGCTGTCGGCATTGACCGCGCTGACCGTGCCGATGCCGCCGGCGGCCGCCCACGCGCCCGAGCTCATGTGATTGGTCGCCGACACGCCCTTGCCGCCCTCGACCAGCGGCCACACTTCGCGCCCGCGGTAGTTGATCGGCGACAAACCCTTGAACACGTCGGCACTCCCAAAATTTGACGAGAAACAGCGCCTATACTCCGGCGTCCCTCAGCCCCAAACGAAAAAGGGGCCGCCAGGCTGTTCGCCCGACGGCCCCTCCTGCCCGGCTAGCCGCTTAGTAGCGGTAGCCGTAATTGTAGTTGCGGCGGTTGCAGCTGTCCTTGTCGACCTTGCGGCCAAGAAGCGCGCCGACCGCGCCGCCGATGATCGCGCCGGTGGCATTGCTGCCGCCGCGGCGGTTGCCGTAATAATCGTAGCGCTGGCGGCTGCCGGCGATCTTGCTGCCGACCACGGCCCCGGCGACACCGCCGATGATGGTGCCGGTCGTGCCCGAACAGCGGTTGGCGTAGTTCTGGCCGTAATAGCCCTGGCCGCTGTAGCCACGATTATAATTTTCGTACCCGCGCTGATAGCCGTTGTTATAGCCGTAGCCCGGATAATATTGCGCGCTGGCAGCGCCCGGAATCGCGACAAGCGAGGCGGCAGCGGCGGCGAACAGAAACTTCTTCATGAGCAGGGCTCCTTTGCGTTGGAGCCCTTGTGGACGAGTCGCGGTGTCGCTCGCCTGAACCGCATCGTTGGCGTTCGTTCAGCTAACTCAACGAAAAATCGAGCCCGATATCGACCGCCGGTGCCGATTGGGTGATCCGCCCGACCGAGACGTAGGTGACGCCCGTCTCGGCAATCGCGCGGATGGTGTCGAGCCGTACCCCGCCCGACGCTTCGAGCGGCACGCGCCCGGTGACCAGTGCGACCGCTTCGCGCAGCACCGGCGGCGGCATGTTGTCGAGGAGGAGCCGGTCGGCCCCGGCGGCGAGCGCGGGTTCGATCTGCTCGATCCGGTCGACCTCGACCTGGATCGGCAGACTGCTTCCATGAGCGCGGGCGCGGGCGACGGCGGCTTCGACCGAGCCGTTCACCGCGACGTGATTGTCCTTGATCAGCAGCCCGTCGTCCAGCCGCATCCGGTGGTTCTCAGCCCCGCCCATCCGCGCCGCATATTTCTCCAGCACGCGCAGGCCGGGGATGGTCTTGCGCGTATCGAGCAGGATCGCGCCGGTGCCTTGGATCGCATCGACATAGCGACGGGTCAGCGTGGCGATGCCCGACAGGTGCTGCAGCGTGTTCAGCGCCGACCGCTCGGCGGTCAGCATCTTAGCGGCCCCGCCCTCGATCCGCATCAGCACCGTGCCGGCGGGAATGCGGGAGCCGTCGGCGACTTCGAGATCGAGCGTCACCTCGGGATCGAGGCGGCGGAAGAACGCGGCGGCAAGGTCGATGCCCGCGACCACGATCTCCTCGCGGCAATTCATCGTCGCGGTGAAGCGCGCGTCCGCCGGAATGGTCGCGGCGGAGGTGACGTCCCCGCCCTCGCCCATATCCTCGGCAAGCGTGCGGGTGACGAACTCGTCGAGGTCGAAACCGTTGATCATGAAGGGCTCATGGAGCGTGCGCCGCGCAGGCTCAAGCCTCGGCAGGATCGGCCAGGACCTCCGCCCGGTGCCAGGCGTCCCCTTGCTTGACGAAGCGGGTCGGCTCGGCGCTCTCGAATTGGGCGCCGGTCCAGCGCTTGAGGCCAAGCGTGACGGCGCCGGGTTCGACCTCCAGAATGTTGAAGCTCTGCTCCTCCTCGCGCGTGCGAACCGAGGTCGCAGTACCCGCCTGCACCACCAGCGCACCGCCCGCCCGGGTGACGAGATCGCGCGCATGGTGGGTCGAGGCGCGGTGATTGTGTCCGGCGAGCAGCAGGTCGATGCCAAGCTCGTTCACCACGTCCAGCGCCTTTTCCTGCCTGCCGACCGGACGCCCCAGAATGCCCTCGTCGCTGACCGGCAGCGCGAACAGGGGATGATGAGTGACCAGCACCTTCAAGTCACCTTTCGGCGCTTCTTCGAAATGCTTGCAGACGAAATCGCGCTGCTCCGAATTGATCCGCCCGTCCTTGATCGTCAGCGACCGCGCGGTGTTGAGGCCGAGCACCGACACGCCATCGAGCTGGTGCCAGGGGCAAAGCGTCTCATCGATATATTTCTTGTAGCGGCCGAGCGGCGACAGGAAGCGGCGGAAGACGTCGTACAACGGAACATCGTGATTGCCCGGCACCGCCAGCATTTCGTGGCCCGCGTCGCGCAGTTTTTCGAGGAAGGCGCACGCCTGCTGATATTGTTCGGTCTTGGCCCGCTGCGTAAAATCGCCGCTGATGATGACGAGATCGGGAGCGGCGGTGTCGACCTCGGCAAGCACGGCGGCGACGATATTGTCGTCATGCGCGCCGAAGTGCAGGTCGGAAAGATGTACGAGACGGGCCATGGCGACATAAAGCCCTGACGGCGCGGCTTGTTTCGTGCGTGCCCACGATTAGGGTGCCGGGATGGATCGCACCACCGCCAACACCGGCACCCGCGAGGTGTCCGAACGCCTCCGTTTCGATGAAGCCGCGCTGGAAAACTGGCTCCGCGCCAATGTCGCCGGGTTCGCGGGGCCGCTCAGCGTCAGCCAGTTCAAAGGCGGTCAGTCGAACCCGACCTACAAGCTCGACACGCCCGCCGCCTCCTACGTCCTGCGCCGCAAGCCGCCCGGCAAGACGCTGCCGGGCGCGCATGCGGTGGACCGCGAATATAAGGTCATGGCGGCGCTCGGGAGCCAGGGCTTCCCGGTCCCCCGCGTCCACGGGCTGTGCGAGGACGAGGGCGTCATCGGCACCGCCTTCTTCGTCATGGACATGGTGCCGGGACGGATCGTGTGGGAAGCGCAATTCCCCGGCCTGTCGCCCGGCAGCAGGGCCGCGCACTTCGATGCGATGAATGCGACCATCGCGCAGCTACACAACTATGATCCGGCGGCGATCGGTCTTGGCGATTATGGCAAGGCGGGCGGGTTCGTCGAACGGCAGGTGGCGCGCTGGTCCAAGCAATATCTCGGCGACGTGGAGGCCGGCCGCAACGCCGACATGGACCGGCTGGTCGACTGGCTGGGCAAGCATGT contains:
- a CDS encoding acetyl-CoA C-acyltransferase, with the protein product MATASDNVVILSYARTPMGAMQGALADVSATDLGATAVKAAVERAGVEGGDIDRIYMGCVLPAGLGQAPARQAAIKAGLPTSVQATTVNKVCGSGMQTVIMGAEAIATGNADLIVAGGMESMTNAPYLLKKHRSGARIGHDKIYDHMFLDGLEDAYEEGRAMGSFAQATANDYQLTRQGMDAYAIESLNRAKSAIDNGGFKDEIAPVTVKSRAGETVVDTDEAPGRGRPDKIPQLKPAFDKEGTITAATSSSISDGAAAVVLARESDAAAKGLTPVARIVATAAHAQAPAEFTIAPVGAIHKVLDKAGWSIGEVDLFEVNEAFACVAMFAMKDLGIGHDKINVHGGATALGHPIGASGTRIIVTLLNALKQKGLKRGIASLCIGGGEATAVAVELV
- a CDS encoding SH3 domain-containing protein; its protein translation is MKRLVAIALLGLAAPAAAQDRAVPYWASLKSGQAMMRSGPGENYPGVWLYQRQGLPMRVLRRHENWRLVQDSEGTRGWMLFRLLTEQRTVLIKGNGPRSVHAKADESSRVRYLAEPGVVGRIDNCGEGWCHITFGAREGHIKVADIWGVDPGETVKD
- a CDS encoding NAD(P)H-dependent flavin oxidoreductase, with the translated sequence MFKGLSPINYRGREVWPLVEGGKGVSATNHMSSGAWAAAGGIGTVSAVNADSYDPEGRIIPQVYNGMTRRERHEELIKYGIEGAVAQVERAYEMSDGKGAININVLWEMGGAQPILHGVLERTRGKVAGVTCGAGMPYKLSEIAASYGVSYLPIVSSGRAFRALWKRAYSKFAEFLSGVVYEDPWLAGGHNGLSNAEDPRVPQAPYPRVAELRAMMRECGVPDTVPIVMAGGVWRLDEWEDWIDNPELGAIMFQFGTRPLLTQESPIPPDWKARLMTLEEGDVLLHKFSPTGFYSSAVRNPFLRNLEARSERQIAFTKEQVGDHAFELDVGIGTKKNYWVTKGDLQHAREWYGAGYTQAMKTPDDTLVFVTPEEEKIIRKDQADCMGCLSQCSFSSWSDNEKNSTGRLADPRSFCIQKTLQDIAHGGPVEQNLMFAGHAAFRFKSDPFYSNGFVPTVKQLVDRIRTGA
- a CDS encoding glycine zipper 2TM domain-containing protein encodes the protein MKKFLFAAAAASLVAIPGAASAQYYPGYGYNNGYQRGYENYNRGYSGQGYYGQNYANRCSGTTGTIIGGVAGAVVGSKIAGSRQRYDYYGNRRGGSNATGAIIGGAVGALLGRKVDKDSCNRRNYNYGYRY
- the nadC gene encoding carboxylating nicotinate-nucleotide diphosphorylase, whose product is MINGFDLDEFVTRTLAEDMGEGGDVTSAATIPADARFTATMNCREEIVVAGIDLAAAFFRRLDPEVTLDLEVADGSRIPAGTVLMRIEGGAAKMLTAERSALNTLQHLSGIATLTRRYVDAIQGTGAILLDTRKTIPGLRVLEKYAARMGGAENHRMRLDDGLLIKDNHVAVNGSVEAAVARARAHGSSLPIQVEVDRIEQIEPALAAGADRLLLDNMPPPVLREAVALVTGRVPLEASGGVRLDTIRAIAETGVTYVSVGRITQSAPAVDIGLDFSLS
- a CDS encoding metallophosphoesterase, which codes for MARLVHLSDLHFGAHDDNIVAAVLAEVDTAAPDLVIISGDFTQRAKTEQYQQACAFLEKLRDAGHEMLAVPGNHDVPLYDVFRRFLSPLGRYKKYIDETLCPWHQLDGVSVLGLNTARSLTIKDGRINSEQRDFVCKHFEEAPKGDLKVLVTHHPLFALPVSDEGILGRPVGRQEKALDVVNELGIDLLLAGHNHRASTHHARDLVTRAGGALVVQAGTATSVRTREEEQSFNILEVEPGAVTLGLKRWTGAQFESAEPTRFVKQGDAWHRAEVLADPAEA
- a CDS encoding phosphotransferase family protein, translated to MDRTTANTGTREVSERLRFDEAALENWLRANVAGFAGPLSVSQFKGGQSNPTYKLDTPAASYVLRRKPPGKTLPGAHAVDREYKVMAALGSQGFPVPRVHGLCEDEGVIGTAFFVMDMVPGRIVWEAQFPGLSPGSRAAHFDAMNATIAQLHNYDPAAIGLGDYGKAGGFVERQVARWSKQYLGDVEAGRNADMDRLVDWLGKHVPADSGDSRVIHGDFRCDNMIFDAEQPQVRAVLDWELSTLGDPESDFVYHCMMYRMPAGLFTGLAGLDLPALGIPSEDDYVAAYCRRTGRASIPAYDYLMVFNLFRLGAIIHGIKGRLARGNASSAHAEATVAALEPLAALAWKQAETARL